AAGCTCTCTTCTATTTTGCTTCATTTCTTAAACTTCATAACCATTTTCAGTGCCTATAAATGATGACTGCTGGGGTAGTCATCAATTACACATCACTGTGTATCAATAATGACCAGTATAATTAAGTGTTATCTTTTAAAACAATGGGTTATTGTTATGTGGGAACATTGTCAAGACGCACTGATAATTTTTAAAAATGCTGCTCAGATAACAATGTTATCACTGCATCTGTTTAATAAGCTGTTAGCTGTCCAAAGAGGATTTATGTTATTCATTAAGGAAAGCGAAACCACACTTACAATTTGGTGGAAATTTATAGGGTCAATTGTTCTTTTTGTTGTAGCAGTAGTTGCTGCTCTGACAGGAACACTATACATTCCGTCAAAATATGGATTCCTTACAGAGGAGTCTAGCCCTTTAACATTTATTGGGTTGGTTACTTTTGTCTTCCTTTTATCGGTATTGTCGTTCTGGCAAGGTGGTTATGGAATATATAAAAAGTACATTGCTGAGCCGAATTGCAGCTAACAAGCTGCTAAATCAAGATTCATCAAGGCTGTCAGCCTTTTGCTGATAAAATCACCAGTCAGCACATGGTTTACTTATTAGCAGGGCGTTAAAGCATCTCTAATTGCTATATTTTCCTAATCTAAATCTCATGGGCTGGATGAAAGCTCTAACCCATTTCAGTCCAATAATTAGCTATACACCAATAAAACCTAAATCGAAGAGATTAATACTCAGGTGTAAACGCGGCAGTGACCTTCGGCAGCAGGGATGCTGTCGTAGAGGCTATAGGGATATACTCGCGCCGTGTCACTGAAGTGTTTGCACTTAAGCCTGCTGCAAGCAATAAGTATCAATGAAGCTTTGATATTCAATCAACTAACCAAATAACAAAGCCAGCCAGATGAACCAATAAAAGATATTTGAAATTTGTTATCGGACAAGTTACTCCAATGGCGTGTCACAGAAGTGTTTGCACTTAAGCCTGCTGCAAGCAATAAGTATCAATGAAGCTTTGATATTCAATCAACTAACCAAATAACAAAACCAGCCAGATGAACCAATAAAAGATATTTGAAATTTGTTATCGGACAAGTTACTCCAAAGGCGTGTCACAGAAGTAGCGACATGGGAGCCTGCAGAAAGCAATAAATACCAATGCAGCTTTGGTTTTTAGCAAGCTAACCAAATGCCAAACCAGTCAAATGAAACCATAAGAGATATTTCAGCTACTTGTTATCCGACAAGTTCAACTCGCCTATTGGAAAGTGTACATCAAGTTGAACGTAGTGATGGTATCTGTCTGCTTGGAGCCTTCTGGGACTACGTCTGTGTATTTGACGTTGACGCCTATCTTGAATGCCCAGTCTTGGAATAGGGTGTTCTTGTAATTCATGTCTAGGGTGAGTGTGCTGTTGTTTTCGCCCATCTCTGCGGTGAGGTCGGCGTTGAGGCTGGTATATTCCTGTAGCTTATGCTTAAACTTAGCTGCAGTACGGACAATGATGTCTTTGTCTGCGTCTGGATTAGGCTCTGCTTCGGTTTCGATTGGCATGTTATATCGATAACCAGGGCCGATTTCCAAGCTGAGTTTAGTGTCGCTATTTGATATGGCATCGAAACCATAACCTACAGAAATGGTAGATACTTGGGTGTAGCTACCGAAGCGATCTAAGGTGAAGTCACCGCGACCAAATATATAGCCATCATCCAGCCATGAAAAATCATTATCTAGTTTGTAACTAGACTGCAATTGTAAATCATATTTTTCTGCCGTTGTTTTGTCAGCATCGGCTGAATAATAGAGTTTAAACGTGCCTTCTTGTTTAAATTGCTTAGTGTCGTAAACCAGTTTGGTTCGACCATTAAAGCTACTGGATTCGGTATTGCCCCTATTGATTTGTAAACCAGCTTCGATCTCTGCGATGAAATCACTGGGTGGCTCCTGGTAATCGGGTGGCACTAAGGCCCAAGCCGACATAGGAACAGATAGGAGTAGGGCAGTTAAAACTCTAAACATTATTTTATTCTTACTATTATTTTAATGTGGTGAGAAAGAGTGACATCAGGTCGACATAATACCTATTCTGCGCAGCATCGGTAAAGTGAATATGGCAATGCAAGTCGAAATTTTTATCGTCATAATTACGCGGTGATGTGTTGCCGATAATCAATCAAGTAAACCCGTTACTCAGGTTATTGGCTGCTTTAGAGGCATTTTTCCCGATGACAATGACTTCAAATCAATATTACAGTTCATTTGTGCATCGAAATGGCTTGAATTAACGCTTGGATTTGTGTATTATTTTGCGGCTTAAATCAGTCACTTTAATTAGTTCCTTGCCTCTATTTGGTCTGACTGAGCCAACAATGAGGCTTGATAACCGTAAGGAGCAGAAAATGCGTCATTATGAAATCGTATTTTTAGTTCACCCTGACCAGAGTGAACAAGTACCTAGTATGATTGAGCGTTACACGGGTATTCTTACCCAAGCTGGCGGTCAAATTCATCGTTTAGAAGATTGGGGCCGTCGTCAACTGGCTTACCCAATTATCGAACTGCACAAAGCTCACTATGTTCTTATGAACGTAGAAGCATCTGCTGAATCGGTTGAAGAGCTAGAAACAGCTTTCCGTTTCAACGACGCTGTTTTGCGTAGCATGGTTTTGCGTACTAAAGCAGCCATCACTGAAGCATCTCCAATGGCTAAACTAAAAGAAGAGCGTGATTCACGCCGTTCTACTGAAGGCGAGCGTCGTAGTGCGCCTGCTGAAAAAGCTGTTGAAGAAGTT
This portion of the Shewanella violacea DSS12 genome encodes:
- a CDS encoding DUF481 domain-containing protein, which gives rise to MFRVLTALLLSVPMSAWALVPPDYQEPPSDFIAEIEAGLQINRGNTESSSFNGRTKLVYDTKQFKQEGTFKLYYSADADKTTAEKYDLQLQSSYKLDNDFSWLDDGYIFGRGDFTLDRFGSYTQVSTISVGYGFDAISNSDTKLSLEIGPGYRYNMPIETEAEPNPDADKDIIVRTAAKFKHKLQEYTSLNADLTAEMGENNSTLTLDMNYKNTLFQDWAFKIGVNVKYTDVVPEGSKQTDTITTFNLMYTFQ
- the rpsF gene encoding 30S ribosomal protein S6, whose translation is MRHYEIVFLVHPDQSEQVPSMIERYTGILTQAGGQIHRLEDWGRRQLAYPIIELHKAHYVLMNVEASAESVEELETAFRFNDAVLRSMVLRTKAAITEASPMAKLKEERDSRRSTEGERRSAPAEKAVEEVKETAEKAAE